From Peromyscus maniculatus bairdii isolate BWxNUB_F1_BW_parent chromosome 19, HU_Pman_BW_mat_3.1, whole genome shotgun sequence, the proteins below share one genomic window:
- the Mbd1 gene encoding methyl-CpG-binding domain protein 1 isoform X22 produces the protein MAEDWQDCPALGPGWKRREAFRKSGASCGRSDIYYQSPTGEKIRSKVELTRYLGPACDLTLFNFRQGILCYPVPKTHPLPAPNKKKKKPSKPAKAKKRQVGPQKSEVRKETPRKGRKAGAGAAAGSGAAAGAAPASLPALGCCENCGIRLSRDCIKRQRLKALCKDCRAQRIAFNREQRMFRRVGCGECTACLVKEDCGACSICRLQLPHDVASELFCKCERRRCLRIVEKSRGCGVCRGCQTQEDCGRCRVCLRPARPGLKRQWRCLQRRCFWDKRDRRKSGSKVAARRHSRAQPLPPRPASQHPEPTELHISDLAPTSPAEFIYYCVDEDELKRLLPSTGPGSEEGAGLPPCRPCRKRPGSPRRRLRLSSPSKAPLAVLTTPPGPARASAKQQAGRGFVLPPPDTDFVFLQEGAASPVQVPGPAAASSEAPLQEAQSWGVAMPQVKQEKTDAPEEWTSGTGFPTSALQPGYPSKALDSDLPPVKQEPPGPAEDREENREDYVSESAPEEEAGGVGTPVITEIFSLGGTRLRDAAAWLPRLHKLLAVNENEYFTELQLKEEIL, from the exons ATGGCTGAGGACTGGCAAGACTGCCCAGCCCTGGGCCCTGGCTGGAAGCGACGTGAGGCCTTTCGAAAGTCAGGGGCCTCTTGTGGACGCTCAGACATCTATTATCAGAG CCCCACAGGAGAGAAGATTCGAAGCAAAGTTGAGCTGACTCGATACCTGGGCCCTGCATGTGACCTCACCCTCTTCAACTTCAGACAAGGCATCTTGTGCTACCCGGTTCCCAAG ACCCATCCCTTGCCTGCCcccaacaagaagaaaaagaagccttCTAAACCAGCCAAGGCTAAGAAACGTCAGGTTGGGCCCCAGAAGAGTGAGGTCAGGAAGGAGACTCCACGGAAGGGCCGTAAGGCTGGCGCTGGCGCTGCTGCTGGCTCTGGCGCTGCCGCGGGCGCAGCTCCAGCCTCGTTACCTGCACTTGG GTGCTGTGAGAATTGTGGGATCCGCCTCTCACGGGATTGTATCAAAAGGCAGAGGTTGAAGGCGTTGTGCAAAGACTGCCGAG CACAGAGAATTGCCTTCAACCGAGAACAGAGAATGTTTAGG AGAGTCGGCTGTGGAGAGTGTACGGCTTGCCTTGTAAAAGAAGACTGTGGGGCTTGCTCCATCTGCCGCCTGCAGCTGCCCCATGACGTGGCCTCGGAGCTCTTCTGCAAGTGTGAGCGAAGACGCTGCCTCCGGATTGTGGAGAAG AGCCGAGGGTGTGGAGTGTGCCGGGGTTGTCAGACCCAAGAGGACTGTGGCCGTTGCCGAGTCTGCCTTCGCCCAGCCCGCCCTGGTCTCAAGCGCCAGTGGAGGTGTTTGCAGCGGCGCTGCTTTTGG GATAAGCGTGACCGTCGAAAGAGTGGCTCGAAGGTGGCTGCCCGACGTCACTCCCGagcccagcccctgcctccacgtcctgcatcccagcacccagagcccACAGAGCTG CACATCAGCGACCTAGCGCCCACATCACCTGCTGAGTTCATCTATTACTGTGTAGACGAGGACGAGCTA AAGCGGCTGCTGCCCAGTACCGGGCCAGGGTCTGAGGAGGGAGCAGGACTGCCTCCATGTCGCCCTTGTCGAAAGAGGCCTGGTTCTCCTCGACGACGACTCCGTCTGAGCTCTCCCTCAAAGGCCCCTTTGGCTGTGCTCACCACCCCACCAGGCCCTGCCCGGGCTTCAGCAAAGCAGCAAGCAGGTAGAGGCTTTGTGCTGCCCCCACCTGACACAGACTTTGTGTTTTTACAAGAGGGTGCCGCCAGTCCTGTGCAGGTGCCTGGCCCTGCCGCAGCTTCATCGGAAGCCCCGTTACAG GAGGCCCAGAGTTGGGGTGTAGCCATGCCCCAGGTGAAGCAGGAGAAGACGGACGCCCCCGAGGAGTGGACATCAGGCACAGGCTTCCCGACCTCTGCACTGCAGCCTGGCTACCCTAGCAAG GCACTAGACTCAGACCTTCCACCCGTGAAACAAGAGCCCCCTGGCCCTGCAGAGgatagagaagaaaacagagaagattATGTCTCTGAATCAGCCccggaggaggaggcaggaggggttGGCACACCAGTG ATCACGGAGATTTTCAGCCTGGGTGGAACCCGTCTCCGGGATGCAGCAGCCTGGTTGCCAAG gctACATAAACTGTTAGCAGTAAATGAAAATGAGTATTTTACTGAACTGCAGTTGAAAGAAGAAATATTGTAG
- the Mbd1 gene encoding methyl-CpG-binding domain protein 1 isoform X25: MAEDWQDCPALGPGWKRREAFRKSGASCGRSDIYYQSPTGEKIRSKVELTRYLGPACDLTLFNFRQGILCYPVPKTHPLPAPNKKKKKPSKPAKAKKRQVGPQKSEVRKETPRKGRKAGAGAAAGSGAAAGAAPASLPALGCCENCGIRLSRDCIKRQRLKALCKDCRAQRIAFNREQRMFRRVGCGECTACLVKEDCGACSICRLQLPHDVASELFCKCERRRCLRIVEKDKRDRRKSGSKVAARRHSRAQPLPPRPASQHPEPTELHISDLAPTSPAEFIYYCVDEDELKRLLPSTGPGSEEGAGLPPCRPCRKRPGSPRRRLRLSSPSKAPLAVLTTPPGPARASAKQQAGRGFVLPPPDTDFVFLQEGAASPVQVPGPAAASSEAPLQEAQSWGVAMPQVKQEKTDAPEEWTSGTGFPTSALQPGYPSKALDSDLPPVKQEPPGPAEDREENREDYVSESAPEEEAGGVGTPVITEIFSLGGTRLRDAAAWLPRLHKLLAVNENEYFTELQLKEEIL; the protein is encoded by the exons ATGGCTGAGGACTGGCAAGACTGCCCAGCCCTGGGCCCTGGCTGGAAGCGACGTGAGGCCTTTCGAAAGTCAGGGGCCTCTTGTGGACGCTCAGACATCTATTATCAGAG CCCCACAGGAGAGAAGATTCGAAGCAAAGTTGAGCTGACTCGATACCTGGGCCCTGCATGTGACCTCACCCTCTTCAACTTCAGACAAGGCATCTTGTGCTACCCGGTTCCCAAG ACCCATCCCTTGCCTGCCcccaacaagaagaaaaagaagccttCTAAACCAGCCAAGGCTAAGAAACGTCAGGTTGGGCCCCAGAAGAGTGAGGTCAGGAAGGAGACTCCACGGAAGGGCCGTAAGGCTGGCGCTGGCGCTGCTGCTGGCTCTGGCGCTGCCGCGGGCGCAGCTCCAGCCTCGTTACCTGCACTTGG GTGCTGTGAGAATTGTGGGATCCGCCTCTCACGGGATTGTATCAAAAGGCAGAGGTTGAAGGCGTTGTGCAAAGACTGCCGAG CACAGAGAATTGCCTTCAACCGAGAACAGAGAATGTTTAGG AGAGTCGGCTGTGGAGAGTGTACGGCTTGCCTTGTAAAAGAAGACTGTGGGGCTTGCTCCATCTGCCGCCTGCAGCTGCCCCATGACGTGGCCTCGGAGCTCTTCTGCAAGTGTGAGCGAAGACGCTGCCTCCGGATTGTGGAGAAG GATAAGCGTGACCGTCGAAAGAGTGGCTCGAAGGTGGCTGCCCGACGTCACTCCCGagcccagcccctgcctccacgtcctgcatcccagcacccagagcccACAGAGCTG CACATCAGCGACCTAGCGCCCACATCACCTGCTGAGTTCATCTATTACTGTGTAGACGAGGACGAGCTA AAGCGGCTGCTGCCCAGTACCGGGCCAGGGTCTGAGGAGGGAGCAGGACTGCCTCCATGTCGCCCTTGTCGAAAGAGGCCTGGTTCTCCTCGACGACGACTCCGTCTGAGCTCTCCCTCAAAGGCCCCTTTGGCTGTGCTCACCACCCCACCAGGCCCTGCCCGGGCTTCAGCAAAGCAGCAAGCAGGTAGAGGCTTTGTGCTGCCCCCACCTGACACAGACTTTGTGTTTTTACAAGAGGGTGCCGCCAGTCCTGTGCAGGTGCCTGGCCCTGCCGCAGCTTCATCGGAAGCCCCGTTACAG GAGGCCCAGAGTTGGGGTGTAGCCATGCCCCAGGTGAAGCAGGAGAAGACGGACGCCCCCGAGGAGTGGACATCAGGCACAGGCTTCCCGACCTCTGCACTGCAGCCTGGCTACCCTAGCAAG GCACTAGACTCAGACCTTCCACCCGTGAAACAAGAGCCCCCTGGCCCTGCAGAGgatagagaagaaaacagagaagattATGTCTCTGAATCAGCCccggaggaggaggcaggaggggttGGCACACCAGTG ATCACGGAGATTTTCAGCCTGGGTGGAACCCGTCTCCGGGATGCAGCAGCCTGGTTGCCAAG gctACATAAACTGTTAGCAGTAAATGAAAATGAGTATTTTACTGAACTGCAGTTGAAAGAAGAAATATTGTAG
- the Mbd1 gene encoding methyl-CpG-binding domain protein 1 isoform X7: MAEDWQDCPALGPGWKRREAFRKSGASCGRSDIYYQSPTGEKIRSKVELTRYLGPACDLTLFNFRQGILCYPVPKTHPLPAPNKKKKKPSKPAKAKKRQVGPQKSEVRKETPRKGRKAGAGAAAGSGAAAGAAPASLPALGCCENCGIRLSRDCIKRQRLKALCKDCRAQRIAFNREQRMFRRVGCGECTACLVKEDCGACSICRLQLPHDVASELFCKCERRRCLRIVEKSRGCGVCRGCQTQEDCGRCRVCLRPARPGLKRQWRCLQRRCFWDKRDRRKSGSKVAARRHSRAQPLPPRPASQHPEPTELHISDLAPTSPAEFIYYCVDEDELQPYTNHHRQNRKCGACAACLRRMDCGHCDFCCDKPKFGGSNQKRQKCRWRQCLQFAMKRLLPSTGPGSEEGAGLPPCRPCRKRPGSPRRRLRLSSPSKAPLAVLTTPPGPARASAKQQAGRGFVLPPPDTDFVFLQEGAASPVQVPGPAAASSEAPLQEAQSWGVAMPQVKQEKTDAPEEWTSGTGFPTSALQPGYPSKALDSDLPPVKQEPPGPAEDREENREDYVSESAPEEEAGGVGTPVITEIFSLGGTRLRDAAAWLPRLHKLLAVNENEYFTELQLKEEIL; encoded by the exons ATGGCTGAGGACTGGCAAGACTGCCCAGCCCTGGGCCCTGGCTGGAAGCGACGTGAGGCCTTTCGAAAGTCAGGGGCCTCTTGTGGACGCTCAGACATCTATTATCAGAG CCCCACAGGAGAGAAGATTCGAAGCAAAGTTGAGCTGACTCGATACCTGGGCCCTGCATGTGACCTCACCCTCTTCAACTTCAGACAAGGCATCTTGTGCTACCCGGTTCCCAAG ACCCATCCCTTGCCTGCCcccaacaagaagaaaaagaagccttCTAAACCAGCCAAGGCTAAGAAACGTCAGGTTGGGCCCCAGAAGAGTGAGGTCAGGAAGGAGACTCCACGGAAGGGCCGTAAGGCTGGCGCTGGCGCTGCTGCTGGCTCTGGCGCTGCCGCGGGCGCAGCTCCAGCCTCGTTACCTGCACTTGG GTGCTGTGAGAATTGTGGGATCCGCCTCTCACGGGATTGTATCAAAAGGCAGAGGTTGAAGGCGTTGTGCAAAGACTGCCGAG CACAGAGAATTGCCTTCAACCGAGAACAGAGAATGTTTAGG AGAGTCGGCTGTGGAGAGTGTACGGCTTGCCTTGTAAAAGAAGACTGTGGGGCTTGCTCCATCTGCCGCCTGCAGCTGCCCCATGACGTGGCCTCGGAGCTCTTCTGCAAGTGTGAGCGAAGACGCTGCCTCCGGATTGTGGAGAAG AGCCGAGGGTGTGGAGTGTGCCGGGGTTGTCAGACCCAAGAGGACTGTGGCCGTTGCCGAGTCTGCCTTCGCCCAGCCCGCCCTGGTCTCAAGCGCCAGTGGAGGTGTTTGCAGCGGCGCTGCTTTTGG GATAAGCGTGACCGTCGAAAGAGTGGCTCGAAGGTGGCTGCCCGACGTCACTCCCGagcccagcccctgcctccacgtcctgcatcccagcacccagagcccACAGAGCTG CACATCAGCGACCTAGCGCCCACATCACCTGCTGAGTTCATCTATTACTGTGTAGACGAGGACGAGCTA CAGCCCTACACGAACCACCACCGGCAGAACCGCAAGTGCGGGGCCTGTGCAGCCTGCCTACGGCGGATGGACTGCGGCCATTGCGACTTCTGCTGCGACAAGCCCAAATTCGGGGGCAGCAACCAGAAGCGCCAGAAGTGTCGTTGGCGCCAGTGCCTGCAGTTTgccatg AAGCGGCTGCTGCCCAGTACCGGGCCAGGGTCTGAGGAGGGAGCAGGACTGCCTCCATGTCGCCCTTGTCGAAAGAGGCCTGGTTCTCCTCGACGACGACTCCGTCTGAGCTCTCCCTCAAAGGCCCCTTTGGCTGTGCTCACCACCCCACCAGGCCCTGCCCGGGCTTCAGCAAAGCAGCAAGCAGGTAGAGGCTTTGTGCTGCCCCCACCTGACACAGACTTTGTGTTTTTACAAGAGGGTGCCGCCAGTCCTGTGCAGGTGCCTGGCCCTGCCGCAGCTTCATCGGAAGCCCCGTTACAG GAGGCCCAGAGTTGGGGTGTAGCCATGCCCCAGGTGAAGCAGGAGAAGACGGACGCCCCCGAGGAGTGGACATCAGGCACAGGCTTCCCGACCTCTGCACTGCAGCCTGGCTACCCTAGCAAG GCACTAGACTCAGACCTTCCACCCGTGAAACAAGAGCCCCCTGGCCCTGCAGAGgatagagaagaaaacagagaagattATGTCTCTGAATCAGCCccggaggaggaggcaggaggggttGGCACACCAGTG ATCACGGAGATTTTCAGCCTGGGTGGAACCCGTCTCCGGGATGCAGCAGCCTGGTTGCCAAG gctACATAAACTGTTAGCAGTAAATGAAAATGAGTATTTTACTGAACTGCAGTTGAAAGAAGAAATATTGTAG
- the Mbd1 gene encoding methyl-CpG-binding domain protein 1 isoform X18, whose protein sequence is MAEDWQDCPALGPGWKRREAFRKSGASCGRSDIYYQSPTGEKIRSKVELTRYLGPACDLTLFNFRQGILCYPVPKTHPLPAPNKKKKKPSKPAKAKKRQVGPQKSEVRKETPRKGRKAGAGAAAGSGAAAGAAPASLPALGCCENCGIRLSRDCIKRQRLKALCKDCRAQRIAFNREQRMFRRVGCGECTACLVKEDCGACSICRLQLPHDVASELFCKCERRRCLRIVEKDKRDRRKSGSKVAARRHSRAQPLPPRPASQHPEPTELHISDLAPTSPAEFIYYCVDEDELPYTNHHRQNRKCGACAACLRRMDCGHCDFCCDKPKFGGSNQKRQKCRWRQCLQFAMKRLLPSTGPGSEEGAGLPPCRPCRKRPGSPRRRLRLSSPSKAPLAVLTTPPGPARASAKQQAGRGFVLPPPDTDFVFLQEGAASPVQVPGPAAASSEAPLQEAQSWGVAMPQVKQEKTDAPEEWTSGTGFPTSALQPGYPSKALDSDLPPVKQEPPGPAEDREENREDYVSESAPEEEAGGVGTPVITEIFSLGGTRLRDAAAWLPRLHKLLAVNENEYFTELQLKEEIL, encoded by the exons ATGGCTGAGGACTGGCAAGACTGCCCAGCCCTGGGCCCTGGCTGGAAGCGACGTGAGGCCTTTCGAAAGTCAGGGGCCTCTTGTGGACGCTCAGACATCTATTATCAGAG CCCCACAGGAGAGAAGATTCGAAGCAAAGTTGAGCTGACTCGATACCTGGGCCCTGCATGTGACCTCACCCTCTTCAACTTCAGACAAGGCATCTTGTGCTACCCGGTTCCCAAG ACCCATCCCTTGCCTGCCcccaacaagaagaaaaagaagccttCTAAACCAGCCAAGGCTAAGAAACGTCAGGTTGGGCCCCAGAAGAGTGAGGTCAGGAAGGAGACTCCACGGAAGGGCCGTAAGGCTGGCGCTGGCGCTGCTGCTGGCTCTGGCGCTGCCGCGGGCGCAGCTCCAGCCTCGTTACCTGCACTTGG GTGCTGTGAGAATTGTGGGATCCGCCTCTCACGGGATTGTATCAAAAGGCAGAGGTTGAAGGCGTTGTGCAAAGACTGCCGAG CACAGAGAATTGCCTTCAACCGAGAACAGAGAATGTTTAGG AGAGTCGGCTGTGGAGAGTGTACGGCTTGCCTTGTAAAAGAAGACTGTGGGGCTTGCTCCATCTGCCGCCTGCAGCTGCCCCATGACGTGGCCTCGGAGCTCTTCTGCAAGTGTGAGCGAAGACGCTGCCTCCGGATTGTGGAGAAG GATAAGCGTGACCGTCGAAAGAGTGGCTCGAAGGTGGCTGCCCGACGTCACTCCCGagcccagcccctgcctccacgtcctgcatcccagcacccagagcccACAGAGCTG CACATCAGCGACCTAGCGCCCACATCACCTGCTGAGTTCATCTATTACTGTGTAGACGAGGACGAGCTA CCCTACACGAACCACCACCGGCAGAACCGCAAGTGCGGGGCCTGTGCAGCCTGCCTACGGCGGATGGACTGCGGCCATTGCGACTTCTGCTGCGACAAGCCCAAATTCGGGGGCAGCAACCAGAAGCGCCAGAAGTGTCGTTGGCGCCAGTGCCTGCAGTTTgccatg AAGCGGCTGCTGCCCAGTACCGGGCCAGGGTCTGAGGAGGGAGCAGGACTGCCTCCATGTCGCCCTTGTCGAAAGAGGCCTGGTTCTCCTCGACGACGACTCCGTCTGAGCTCTCCCTCAAAGGCCCCTTTGGCTGTGCTCACCACCCCACCAGGCCCTGCCCGGGCTTCAGCAAAGCAGCAAGCAGGTAGAGGCTTTGTGCTGCCCCCACCTGACACAGACTTTGTGTTTTTACAAGAGGGTGCCGCCAGTCCTGTGCAGGTGCCTGGCCCTGCCGCAGCTTCATCGGAAGCCCCGTTACAG GAGGCCCAGAGTTGGGGTGTAGCCATGCCCCAGGTGAAGCAGGAGAAGACGGACGCCCCCGAGGAGTGGACATCAGGCACAGGCTTCCCGACCTCTGCACTGCAGCCTGGCTACCCTAGCAAG GCACTAGACTCAGACCTTCCACCCGTGAAACAAGAGCCCCCTGGCCCTGCAGAGgatagagaagaaaacagagaagattATGTCTCTGAATCAGCCccggaggaggaggcaggaggggttGGCACACCAGTG ATCACGGAGATTTTCAGCCTGGGTGGAACCCGTCTCCGGGATGCAGCAGCCTGGTTGCCAAG gctACATAAACTGTTAGCAGTAAATGAAAATGAGTATTTTACTGAACTGCAGTTGAAAGAAGAAATATTGTAG